From the Halobellus litoreus genome, the window CACCGTCGCCAGGGGGGCGATCGGTGTCACCGTCGGCTCCGACGGTGCCGACGTCTCCCTCCGACGTCACGCCGACGCGGCTCTCGTCCGAATCACTCATTGGTCACGATACGTCTCGCGGAGAAAAAGGCCTGCCGCCTCGAACCGGCGCTACTGGTTCGCGCCGAGTCGGTCGCCGTGTCTGATGAGGTCGCCCTCGAAGACGACGCCCCGCTCGGCGTGCAGCGTCAGGGTCGTCCCGTCGGAGAGCGACCGCGGGAGGGGCGCACCGGAGATCATCGGGATCCCGAGTTCGCGCGCCACGAGCGCCGGGTAGCCGGTCATTCCCGGGCGGGCGTCGACGATGCCGGCGATCTTCGAGGTATCGCCCCGGAACTCGCCCTCGAAGCGCGCCGGCAGGGCGAGGATCGCCCCCTCCGGAACCGCCGAGAGGTCTCCGTCGTCGACGACGGCCAGCGGGCCGGCGACGCGCCCGCCGACGACCTTCCGTCCGTTGGCGACGGTCTCGGCGGCGACGTGGAGTTTGAGCATATTCGTCGTGTTCGTGCCCTCCAGTTCGGTCATCATCCCCGAGAGGACGACGACCGTGTCGCCGGAGCTTGCGACCTCCGCGTCGAGCGCGGCGTCGACGGCGTCCTCCATCATCTCGTCGATGCCGTCGCGGTACGACGAGTACTTCGGCACGACGCCCCACGAGAGCGCGAGCTGTCTGCGGACGCGGTCGTTCGGGGTCGTCGCGACGACCGGAACGCCGGGGCGGAACTTCGCGGTCTTCCGCGCGGTGTAGCCGGACTCGGAGGCGGCGACGATGGCGCTCGCGCCGACGTCGCGTGCGAGGTACCGCGCCGAGCGCGCGAGCGCCTCCGTTCGGGAGTCGCCGTCGGCCGTCGGAATGCGCTGTTCGCGCCCCTCGGCGTACTCATCGCTCGATTCGACCTGCCGGACGATGCGGGCCATCGTGTCGACGACGCGGACCGGATCGTCGCCGATCGCGGTCTCCCCCGAGAGCATCACCGCGTCGGTCCCGTCTAAGACCGCGTTGGCGACGTCGGAGGCTTCCGCGCGGGTCGGCCGCCGCGCGTGGATCATCGAATCGAGCATCTCCGTCGCGGTTATGACCGGCGTGCCCGTGGCGTGGCACTTGCGGATGATCCGCTTCTGAATGATCGGCACGTCTTCTAACGGCATCTCCACGCCCAGGTCGCCGCGGGCGACCATCACGCCGTAGGCGGCGTCGATGATCTCGTCGAGGTTCTCCACCGCGCCCGCGCGCTCGATCTTCGCGACGACCGGAATGTCGACACCGAGTTCGTCGAGGGCGTCGCTGATGGTGTAGACGTCCTCGGCGTCGCGGACGAAGGAGGCGGCGACGAAGTCGGCCTCGGTCTCGGCGGCGACGTCCAGTTCCTTCCGGTCGCTTTCGGTGATGAGATCGATGTCGAGGTCGACGCCCGGGAGGTTGACCCCCTTTCGCCCGCCGAGTTTCCCGCCGGAGTCGATCCGGGCGACGACCGCTTCGTCGTCGATCCGGAGCACCGTGGCTTCGATCCGCCCGTCGTCGAGGAGGACGGTGTCGTCGGCCTCGGCGGCGGTGATCGAGTGCGAGAGCCCGATCCGCTCGGGGGTCGCCTCGCTGCCCTCGACGAATCGGACCTCGCTGCCGGTCTCCAAGCGGATCGGCTCCTCCAGCGGCGCGGTCCTGACTTCCGGTCCCTGGAGGTCGACCATCGCGGCCAGCGGTTCCTCGGTCACCTCGTCGACCGCGCGGATGCGATCGATCACCTCCCGGCGGTGGTCCGGCGTCCCGTGGCTCGCGTTGAGTCGGGCGACGCTCATCCCGGCGTCGACGAGGGCCCGAATCGTAGACTCGTCGTCGGACGCCGGGCCGAGCGTACAGACGATCTTCGCTCTTCTCATAGCAAGGCCTACTCGGGACCGAGTTAAAAAGACCGACGATGGGTGCGGCGCGGGAGCGACGCGCGGCGCTCCGGGTCGGCAGCGGAGAGGCTCAGAGACGGGCCCCGCGAGCTACCGGATCTTCGTGCCCGGTTCGGCGTCGCCGTGCGTCGTGAGCAGGTCGGCCTGCTCGCCCGCCGCGAGCAGCATTCCGTTCGATTCGACGCCGAACAGTTCCGCCTTCTCCAGGTTGGCGACGACGACGATCTTCTCCCCCACGAGGGCGTCGAGGTCGTGAAGCTGTTTGATGCCGGCGACGATCTGTCGCTCCTCGACGCCGATGTCGACCGTGAGCCTGGCCAGTTTGTCCGCGCCCTCGACGCCCTCGGCGGCCAGGATCTCGCCCACCCGGATGTCGAGTGCCTGGAAGTCCTCGAAGCCGATGCGCTCGTCGGCGATCGGTTCGAGGTCGGCGGCCGGTTCCTCGCCCGCCTCGTCGGCGTCGCCGCCGTCGGCTTCGTCGTCCGCGTCGCTCTCCTGGCTCTCGCTCGCGGCCGCGACCCGCGATTCGAGCTTCTCGTTCAGCTCCTCGACGCGCTCTTCGGGGATCTTCTCGAACAGTTCGGTCGGCTCTCCGAACTCCCCAGCGGGGGCGTCGAGCGCGGCGTCGACGCCCACGGTGTGGACGTCGCCCGCCTCGCCGAGGTCGTCCCAGAGGTTCTCGGCGGCCTCGGGCGTGACCGGCTCGAAGAGGACGGCGACGGCCTTCGCGATCTGGACGCAGTCGCGGATGACCTGCGCCTTCTCGGGGTCGTCGTCGTCGAGCTTCCAGGGCTCGTTGCGCTGGATGTACTCGTTGCCGAACTGCGCGAGGCGGACCGCGCTCTCGCCGACCTCGCGGACGGAGTAGTCGTTGACGCCGGCCTCGAACTCCTCGATCGCCGTCTCGATCCGTTCGCGGACGTCGTCGGAGAGGTCGACGTCGGGCGACCCCCCGAACTCGCGGGCGGCGAAGAGCAGCGAGCGGTAGACGAAGTTGCCGACGGTCCCGACGAGCTCGTTGTTCACGCGCTCGCGGAAGCGTCCCCAAGAGAAGTCGACGTCCTGCTGGAAGCCGCCGTTGGTCGCGAGGTAGTAGCGGAGCAGGTCCGGACGGAAGCCCTCTTCCAAGTACTCGTCGGCCCAGACGGCCCGGTCTCGGGACGTCGAGAAGCCCTTGCCTTCGAGCGTGATGAATCCCGAGGCCATCACCGCGCGGGGTTCGACGTAGCCCGCGCCGCGGAGCATCGCCGGCCAGAAGACGGTGTGGTGCTGGATGATGTCGCGGCCGATGATGTGGACGATCTCGCCGTCGTCACGCCACGCTTCCTCCCAGTCGAAGACGTCGGGACCGACGCGGTCGGTGTACTGCTTCGTCGATGAGATGTACTCGATCGGCGCGTCCACCCAGACGTAGAGGACGAGGTCCTCCTCGCCCGGGTAGTCGACGCCCCAGTCCATATCGCGGGTGATACACCAGTCCTGGAGTTCGCCCTCGATCCACTCGCGGGGCTGGTTCCGCGCGTTCGCGGTGCCTTCGAGGCGGTCGATGAACTCGCCGAGGTACTCCTGGAGGTCGGAGACGGCGAAGAACTTGTGCTCTCGGTTCCGATACTCGGCGGGGTTGCCCGTGATCGCCGAGACGGGCTCTTCGATCTCGCCCGGTTCCAGGTGGCGGCCGCAGCCCTCGTCGCACTCGTCGCCGCGGGCGTGCTCGCCGCAGTAGGGGCAGGTCCCCTCGACGAACCGGTCGGGGAGCCACTGGTCGGCGTCGGGGTCGTAGGCGACGGGGATCTCCTTCTCGTAGACGTACCCCTCCTCCTCCAGCGTGCGGACGATCTCCTGCGTCGTCTCGACGTTGGTCTCGTCGTGCGTCTGCCCGTAGTTGTCGAACTCGACGTCGAACTTCGGGAACGTCGCCTCGTACTGCTCGTGGTGACGGAGCGCGAACTCCTCGGGGGTGACGCCCTCCTCGGCCGCGTTGACCGCGACCGGCGTCCCGTGCATGTCCGACCCGGAGACGAACGCGGTCTGCTGGCCGAGTCGCTTCAGCGCGCGACTGTAGATGTCGCCGCCGACGTACGTCCGGAGGTGGCCGATGTGCAGGTCGCCGTTGGCGTACGGCAGCCCGCAGGTCACCACCGCCGGGTTCTCGGTGGGGAAGTCCTCGTGGCTCATAGGGGCCACTTTCTGCGTCGACACCAAAACCCCGCTGGTTCGGAGCGACCGTCCCGACGGGGGGGTCGGCAGCCGAGTCCGGTTCCGACCCCGGTTCCGATTCCGACGCGCGGAAAGCCGCTATCTGATCTCGTCGAGAGCGGCCAGGAACCGCCGGAGCATCCCGCGGGTCACGTGCGGCATCACGACCACGCGAACGAGGCCGGAGCCGGTGCGTGAGAGTCGCCAGTTCCGGTCGCGCAGCGCGTCGAACGTCGGGGATTCCAGATCGACCACGACGATCGGGAGTTCGACGTCTGCGACGTCGTAGCCGCGTTTCCGGAGTTCGTCGGCGAACCAGCCCGCGAGGTCGTCGGCGCGTTCGTACTCGCGGCGGTAGCCGTCGGGCCAGAGCGCGTCCATCGCGGCCGCCGCGCCGGCGACGCCAGCGCCGCTTCGAGTCCCCGTCAGCGACGCCTGGGACGTGGATTCGAGATACGGCGTGTCGACCGCCAGCGCGTCCATCCCGGCCCGCTCGCGGAACAGCAGGCCGCCGGCGGGGATGACCGCCCGCCCGCACTTGTGGGGGTCGATCGTCATCGAGTCGATCGGCGCGTGTCCGAAGTGCCACTCGTGGTCGGTGAACGGAAGTAAAAAGCCGCCCCACGCGGCGTCGACGTGGCAGTACGCGCCGGCGTCGTGGGCGAGGTCGGCGAGTTCGGGGATCGGGTCCACACGGCCGTACTCCGTGCTGCCGGCGACGCCGACGACCAGGACGGTCTCCGAATCTATCGCGGCCCCGACGGCGTCGACGTCCGCGCGGTGGTCGTCGTCGGTCGGGATCGTCCGCAACTCGACGCCGAGGACCTCGGCGGCCTTCGTGAACGAGAAGTGGACGCTCTCGGGGGCGACGACGTTCGGGTCGTCGGCGTCGGCGCGGTTCCGCGCCGAGCGCACCGCCTGGATGTTCGCCTCGGTTCCGCCGCTCGTGACGTAGCCGTACGGCGGCGCGTCGCGGGCGGCGACGGATGTCTCAGTCTCATTCGGAGGCGCCGATCCGAGGCCGGCCAGTTCCCCCAGCGTCGCCACCGCTCGCGTTTCGAGATCGCCGATCTCGGCGTACGTCGCGGGGTCGCCCGGATTCGTCGCCAGAAACCGCTCTGCGGCCTCGCGCGCCGCGGGATGCGGCTCCGTGCACATCGAGGAGAGAACCCGGTCGAACGTCTGCGGGGCCGCCCGCT encodes:
- the pyk gene encoding pyruvate kinase; the encoded protein is MRRAKIVCTLGPASDDESTIRALVDAGMSVARLNASHGTPDHRREVIDRIRAVDEVTEEPLAAMVDLQGPEVRTAPLEEPIRLETGSEVRFVEGSEATPERIGLSHSITAAEADDTVLLDDGRIEATVLRIDDEAVVARIDSGGKLGGRKGVNLPGVDLDIDLITESDRKELDVAAETEADFVAASFVRDAEDVYTISDALDELGVDIPVVAKIERAGAVENLDEIIDAAYGVMVARGDLGVEMPLEDVPIIQKRIIRKCHATGTPVITATEMLDSMIHARRPTRAEASDVANAVLDGTDAVMLSGETAIGDDPVRVVDTMARIVRQVESSDEYAEGREQRIPTADGDSRTEALARSARYLARDVGASAIVAASESGYTARKTAKFRPGVPVVATTPNDRVRRQLALSWGVVPKYSSYRDGIDEMMEDAVDAALDAEVASSGDTVVVLSGMMTELEGTNTTNMLKLHVAAETVANGRKVVGGRVAGPLAVVDDGDLSAVPEGAILALPARFEGEFRGDTSKIAGIVDARPGMTGYPALVARELGIPMISGAPLPRSLSDGTTLTLHAERGVVFEGDLIRHGDRLGANQ
- the metG gene encoding methionine--tRNA ligase, translating into MSHEDFPTENPAVVTCGLPYANGDLHIGHLRTYVGGDIYSRALKRLGQQTAFVSGSDMHGTPVAVNAAEEGVTPEEFALRHHEQYEATFPKFDVEFDNYGQTHDETNVETTQEIVRTLEEEGYVYEKEIPVAYDPDADQWLPDRFVEGTCPYCGEHARGDECDEGCGRHLEPGEIEEPVSAITGNPAEYRNREHKFFAVSDLQEYLGEFIDRLEGTANARNQPREWIEGELQDWCITRDMDWGVDYPGEEDLVLYVWVDAPIEYISSTKQYTDRVGPDVFDWEEAWRDDGEIVHIIGRDIIQHHTVFWPAMLRGAGYVEPRAVMASGFITLEGKGFSTSRDRAVWADEYLEEGFRPDLLRYYLATNGGFQQDVDFSWGRFRERVNNELVGTVGNFVYRSLLFAAREFGGSPDVDLSDDVRERIETAIEEFEAGVNDYSVREVGESAVRLAQFGNEYIQRNEPWKLDDDDPEKAQVIRDCVQIAKAVAVLFEPVTPEAAENLWDDLGEAGDVHTVGVDAALDAPAGEFGEPTELFEKIPEERVEELNEKLESRVAAASESQESDADDEADGGDADEAGEEPAADLEPIADERIGFEDFQALDIRVGEILAAEGVEGADKLARLTVDIGVEERQIVAGIKQLHDLDALVGEKIVVVANLEKAELFGVESNGMLLAAGEQADLLTTHGDAEPGTKIR
- the mfnA gene encoding tyrosine decarboxylase MfnA, whose protein sequence is MQRAAPQTFDRVLSSMCTEPHPAAREAAERFLATNPGDPATYAEIGDLETRAVATLGELAGLGSAPPNETETSVAARDAPPYGYVTSGGTEANIQAVRSARNRADADDPNVVAPESVHFSFTKAAEVLGVELRTIPTDDDHRADVDAVGAAIDSETVLVVGVAGSTEYGRVDPIPELADLAHDAGAYCHVDAAWGGFLLPFTDHEWHFGHAPIDSMTIDPHKCGRAVIPAGGLLFRERAGMDALAVDTPYLESTSQASLTGTRSGAGVAGAAAAMDALWPDGYRREYERADDLAGWFADELRKRGYDVADVELPIVVVDLESPTFDALRDRNWRLSRTGSGLVRVVVMPHVTRGMLRRFLAALDEIR